The proteins below are encoded in one region of Metallibacterium scheffleri:
- a CDS encoding FmdB family zinc ribbon protein, with amino-acid sequence MPIYAYRCTACGHAFDRLQKLSDPAPDACPACGAAQVQRQVTAPAFRLAGSGWYETDFKKDGQRNVVRKDEAPAAAAADKPAAEAKPAAEAKPAGAGAHRCGSGCGCN; translated from the coding sequence ATGCCGATCTACGCTTACAGATGCACTGCCTGCGGCCATGCGTTCGACCGCCTGCAAAAACTTTCCGATCCTGCGCCTGATGCCTGTCCGGCCTGTGGTGCCGCCCAGGTGCAGCGGCAAGTCACGGCACCGGCGTTTCGGCTGGCTGGCAGCGGCTGGTACGAAACCGATTTCAAGAAGGATGGCCAGCGCAACGTCGTGCGCAAGGACGAGGCGCCGGCCGCAGCCGCTGCCGACAAACCCGCGGCCGAGGCCAAACCCGCGGCCGAGGCCAAGCCGGCCGGCGCCGGCGCGCACCGTTGCGGCAGCGGTTGCGGCTGCAACTGA
- the aspS gene encoding aspartate--tRNA ligase, translated as MRSHYCGQIDAGLIDHEVSLCGWVDTRRDHGGVVFLDLRDHTGIAQIVVEPDNAAAYAALAGASYEWCLRVQGTVRKRINANERIATGAFEVLAARVEVLNAARDLPFALHEPTHEDTRLAQRHLDLRRPEMQHALRTRTRLTRALRNWLDARDFQDLETPILTKATPEGARDFLVPARLHAGEFYALPQSPQLFKQLLMIAGFDRYYQIARCFRDEALRADRQLEFTQLDMEFAFVDERAVQDTVEAMIRDVFAAVGGIALADPFPRMSWQEAMTRYGSDKPDLRIAIELTDIAALVRGSEFKVFSEWAQAADGRVIALRAPGGAALSRKAIDDCAAHVARFGARGLAWMKVDDVGKGRAGISSPIAKFLDDATLAAILAATGAASGDAIFFGAAGFKTASEFMGALRLKLGRDLGLVENAWRPLWVTDFPMFEWDAAAQRHVALHHPFTAPKVDDVAALCADPANAVSRGYDMVLNGNEIGGGSIRIHRPDMQRAVFDLLGISPEEAEAKFGFLLRALGHGAPPHGGIAFGIDRLAALLAGTDSIREVIAFPKTTGAQCLLTGAPAPVPDAQLAELHIAVRKEE; from the coding sequence ATGCGCAGCCATTACTGCGGCCAGATCGACGCTGGCCTGATCGATCATGAAGTCAGCCTGTGCGGCTGGGTGGATACGCGCCGCGACCACGGCGGCGTGGTGTTTCTGGACCTGCGTGACCATACCGGCATCGCCCAGATCGTGGTCGAGCCCGACAACGCCGCGGCCTATGCCGCGCTGGCCGGTGCCAGTTACGAGTGGTGCCTGCGCGTGCAGGGCACGGTGCGCAAGCGCATCAATGCCAATGAGCGCATCGCCACCGGCGCCTTCGAGGTGCTGGCCGCGCGCGTCGAGGTGCTGAATGCCGCGCGCGATCTGCCGTTCGCGCTGCACGAGCCCACCCACGAGGACACGCGCCTCGCGCAGCGGCATCTGGACCTGCGCCGGCCCGAGATGCAGCACGCCTTGCGCACGCGCACGCGCCTGACGCGGGCGCTGCGCAACTGGCTGGACGCGCGCGATTTCCAGGACCTGGAAACGCCGATCCTGACCAAAGCCACGCCCGAGGGCGCGCGCGATTTCCTGGTGCCGGCGCGTCTGCACGCCGGCGAGTTCTACGCGTTGCCGCAATCGCCGCAGCTGTTCAAGCAGTTGCTGATGATCGCCGGCTTCGATCGCTACTACCAGATCGCGCGCTGCTTCCGCGACGAGGCGCTGCGCGCCGACCGCCAGCTCGAATTCACCCAGCTCGACATGGAGTTCGCCTTCGTCGACGAGCGCGCGGTGCAGGACACGGTCGAGGCGATGATCCGCGACGTGTTCGCCGCGGTCGGCGGCATCGCGCTGGCCGATCCGTTCCCGCGCATGAGCTGGCAGGAGGCGATGACGCGCTATGGTTCGGACAAGCCGGACCTGCGCATCGCCATCGAATTGACCGACATCGCCGCGCTGGTGCGCGGCAGCGAGTTCAAGGTGTTCAGCGAGTGGGCGCAAGCTGCCGACGGGCGCGTGATCGCGCTGCGCGCGCCGGGTGGCGCGGCGCTGTCGCGCAAGGCCATCGACGACTGCGCCGCGCACGTCGCCAGGTTCGGCGCCAGGGGTCTGGCATGGATGAAGGTCGATGATGTCGGCAAGGGTCGTGCCGGCATCAGCTCGCCCATCGCCAAGTTCCTCGACGACGCCACGCTGGCGGCGATCCTCGCGGCTACCGGCGCGGCCAGCGGCGACGCGATCTTCTTTGGTGCCGCCGGTTTCAAGACCGCCAGCGAATTCATGGGTGCGCTGCGCCTGAAGCTGGGCCGTGATCTGGGTCTGGTGGAAAACGCCTGGCGTCCGCTGTGGGTCACCGATTTTCCGATGTTCGAGTGGGATGCCGCGGCGCAGCGTCACGTGGCCTTGCACCACCCGTTCACCGCGCCCAAGGTGGACGACGTCGCCGCGTTGTGCGCCGATCCCGCCAATGCCGTCAGCCGCGGCTACGACATGGTGCTCAATGGCAACGAGATCGGCGGCGGCTCGATCCGCATCCATCGCCCGGACATGCAGCGCGCGGTGTTCGATCTGCTCGGCATCAGCCCCGAGGAAGCCGAGGCCAAGTTCGGCTTTCTGCTGCGCGCGCTCGGCCACGGCGCACCGCCACACGGCGGCATCGCCTTCGGCATCGATCGCCTGGCCGCGCTGCTGGCCGGCACCGATTCGATCCGCGAAGTGATCGCCTTCCCCAAGACCACCGGCGCGCAATGCCTGCTCACTGGCGCGCCCGCGCCGGTGCCGGATGCGCAACTGGCCGAGTTGCATATCGCCGTGCGCAAGGAGGAATAG
- a CDS encoding YebC/PmpR family DNA-binding transcriptional regulator yields the protein MGRGPSIEGRKNASDAKRGAAFTKLARDIRIAARGGLPDPAHNAKLRAAVDKALVANMPKDSIERAIRRGAGLEGGAVEEIRYEGYGPGGVALLIDCLSDNPQRSVADVRHALSKHGGNLGTSGSVAFQFQRSGVVAIDSAGAAGIEEKVLEIALEAGADDVRNEAGQSIVLCAPEQFEALHKALQDAGLPIAHAGVEMLAANRVTVPAEALQPLRDLLDWLHDLDDVHEVFHNALLPDAQD from the coding sequence ATGGGCCGAGGTCCGTCCATTGAAGGCCGCAAGAATGCGTCTGACGCAAAACGCGGCGCGGCGTTCACCAAGCTGGCGCGCGATATTCGCATCGCCGCGCGCGGCGGTCTGCCCGATCCGGCGCACAACGCCAAGCTGCGCGCGGCGGTGGACAAGGCGCTGGTCGCCAACATGCCCAAGGACAGCATCGAACGCGCGATCCGTCGCGGCGCCGGGCTGGAGGGTGGCGCCGTGGAGGAAATCCGTTACGAAGGCTATGGCCCGGGTGGCGTTGCATTGCTGATCGATTGCCTCAGCGACAATCCCCAGCGCAGCGTGGCCGACGTGCGTCATGCGCTGAGCAAGCATGGCGGCAATCTCGGCACCAGCGGCTCGGTGGCGTTCCAGTTTCAGCGCAGCGGCGTGGTGGCGATCGATTCGGCCGGCGCTGCAGGCATCGAGGAGAAGGTGCTCGAGATCGCGCTGGAAGCTGGCGCCGATGATGTGCGCAACGAGGCCGGGCAGAGCATCGTGCTGTGCGCGCCCGAGCAGTTCGAGGCTCTGCACAAGGCGTTGCAGGACGCCGGCCTGCCAATCGCGCATGCGGGCGTGGAGATGCTCGCAGCCAATCGCGTGACGGTTCCCGCCGAGGCGCTGCAGCCGCTGCGCGATCTGCTCGACTGGCTGCACGATCTGGACGATGTGCATGAGGTGTTTCACAACGCGCTGCTGCCGGATGCGCAGGACTAG
- the ruvC gene encoding crossover junction endodeoxyribonuclease RuvC: MTRILGIDPGSLRTGVGIVDVTPDGRARHVFHTALVVGDADDFPLRLKAIFDGLLELVNAYVPDEVAIERVFMARNPDSALKLGQARGAALCAVLTRTLPVHEYAPTEIKRAVTGGGRADKTQVQHMVKMLLGLEATPQADAADALAVAIAHAHVRASVARMGVTRAGWRTRR; encoded by the coding sequence ATGACCCGCATTCTCGGCATCGATCCGGGTTCATTGCGCACCGGCGTCGGCATCGTCGATGTCACGCCCGATGGGCGCGCGCGGCATGTGTTCCATACCGCGCTGGTGGTTGGTGATGCCGATGATTTTCCACTGCGGCTGAAGGCGATTTTCGACGGTCTGCTCGAGCTGGTGAATGCCTACGTGCCGGATGAAGTCGCCATCGAGCGCGTGTTCATGGCGCGCAATCCCGACTCGGCGCTGAAACTGGGTCAGGCCCGTGGCGCGGCCTTGTGCGCGGTGCTCACGCGCACGCTGCCGGTGCACGAATACGCGCCGACCGAGATCAAGCGCGCGGTGACCGGTGGCGGCCGCGCCGACAAGACGCAGGTGCAGCACATGGTGAAAATGCTGCTGGGTCTGGAGGCGACGCCGCAGGCCGACGCCGCCGACGCGCTGGCCGTGGCCATCGCGCACGCGCACGTGCGTGCTTCGGTGGCGCGCATGGGCGTCACGCGCGCCGGCTGGCGCACGCGTCGATGA
- the ruvA gene encoding Holliday junction branch migration protein RuvA codes for MIGRMRGLLVAKQPPWVMVEAGGIGYELEVPMSTLYDLPELGREVILFVHYAHKEDTVALYGFLREAERAQFRNLLRVSGIGAKIALSVLSGASVDEFARLVQTGDVTALTRVPGIGKKTAERIVLELRDRVGAPGAVSMGVHADAPRDPHGEALTALQQLGYKPVEAQRLLRDTQAPGDNAEALIRKALKAALGGGN; via the coding sequence ATGATCGGGCGCATGCGCGGATTGCTGGTGGCCAAGCAGCCGCCCTGGGTCATGGTCGAGGCGGGCGGCATCGGCTACGAGCTGGAAGTGCCGATGTCGACGCTATACGACCTGCCCGAGCTGGGCCGCGAGGTGATCTTGTTCGTGCATTACGCGCACAAGGAAGACACCGTCGCACTGTATGGCTTTTTGCGCGAGGCCGAGCGCGCGCAGTTTCGCAATTTGCTGCGGGTCAGCGGCATCGGGGCCAAGATCGCGCTGAGCGTGCTTTCCGGCGCGTCGGTGGACGAGTTCGCGCGGCTGGTGCAGACCGGTGACGTCACCGCGCTGACGCGCGTGCCTGGCATCGGCAAGAAGACCGCCGAGCGCATCGTGCTGGAATTGCGTGATCGCGTCGGCGCACCGGGCGCGGTGTCGATGGGCGTGCACGCCGACGCGCCGCGCGATCCGCATGGCGAGGCGCTGACCGCGCTGCAGCAACTCGGCTACAAACCGGTCGAGGCGCAGCGTCTGCTGCGCGACACGCAGGCGCCAGGCGACAACGCCGAAGCGCTGATCCGCAAGGCACTCAAGGCCGCGCTCGGCGGCGGCAACTGA
- a CDS encoding potassium transporter Kup, protein MTIPSSDSTEVSGKRLAALMLGAAGVVYGDIGTSPLYAIQSVFGEHGINATPDNVLGALSLVFWALIIVVSLKYILFVMRADNKGEGGIMSLMALAQRGVKGSPRMRMMLLTLGLFGAALFYGDGVITPAISVLSAVEGVEVAAPHLAEFVVPITVAIILVLFAAQKHGTARLGAFFGPIMVVWFVVIGLLGAASIVQHPQVLFALSPHYAVLFFIHNHTDAFLALGAVVLVLTGAEALYADMGHFGKKPIRRAWSILVLPALLMNYFGQGALLIRDPSTATNPFYLMVPAILLYPMIVLATVATVIASQAVISGAYSMTSEAMLLGYSPRMQVQHTSSEHRGQIYLPWINTMLMIMVLIAVLGFRTDSALAAAYGIAVTGTMACTTVLLLVVARKLWHWPLLILAPLGAGLLIIDLAFFSANLIKVEYGGWFPLLLGLLVFVVMSTWRRGRELVLREMKQGGLSLETFIASIANHPPLRVPGTAIFLTANQDSVPHALLHNLKHNKVLHERNVLLTVETLDTPTADAGERVELTALGREFYRLVMRFGFSEEPDVPRALQQCQKLGLPFDMMDTTFFLSRENIVASERAGMALWRDKLFAFLSRNAMPATAFFRIPGNRLVELGTQVEI, encoded by the coding sequence ATGACCATCCCCAGCTCGGACTCCACTGAAGTCAGCGGCAAGCGCCTCGCGGCGCTGATGCTGGGCGCCGCCGGCGTGGTATACGGCGATATCGGCACCAGTCCGCTGTACGCGATCCAGTCCGTGTTCGGCGAGCACGGCATCAATGCCACGCCCGACAACGTGCTGGGCGCGCTGTCGCTGGTGTTCTGGGCGCTGATCATCGTGGTTTCGCTGAAATACATCCTGTTCGTGATGCGTGCCGACAACAAGGGCGAGGGCGGCATCATGTCGCTGATGGCGCTGGCCCAGCGCGGGGTCAAGGGCAGCCCGCGCATGCGCATGATGCTGCTCACCCTGGGCCTGTTCGGCGCGGCGCTGTTTTATGGCGACGGCGTGATCACTCCGGCGATCTCGGTGTTGTCGGCGGTCGAGGGCGTGGAGGTCGCCGCGCCGCATCTGGCCGAGTTCGTGGTGCCGATCACGGTGGCCATCATCCTGGTGCTGTTTGCCGCGCAGAAGCACGGCACCGCGCGCCTGGGTGCGTTTTTCGGACCAATCATGGTGGTCTGGTTCGTGGTGATCGGCCTGCTGGGCGCGGCCAGCATCGTGCAGCATCCGCAGGTCTTATTCGCGCTCAGCCCGCATTACGCGGTGCTGTTTTTCATCCACAACCACACCGATGCCTTCCTGGCGCTGGGAGCGGTCGTGCTGGTGCTGACCGGCGCCGAGGCGCTGTACGCCGACATGGGTCACTTCGGCAAGAAACCCATCCGTCGCGCATGGTCAATCCTGGTGTTGCCGGCGCTGCTGATGAATTACTTCGGACAGGGCGCGCTGCTGATCCGCGACCCCAGCACAGCGACCAATCCGTTTTATCTGATGGTGCCCGCGATCCTGCTGTACCCGATGATCGTGCTGGCCACGGTAGCCACGGTGATCGCCTCGCAGGCGGTGATTTCCGGGGCATATTCGATGACCAGCGAGGCCATGCTGCTGGGTTACTCGCCGCGCATGCAGGTGCAGCACACCTCCAGTGAACACCGTGGGCAGATCTATCTGCCTTGGATCAACACCATGCTGATGATCATGGTGCTGATCGCGGTGCTGGGCTTCCGCACGGACAGCGCGCTGGCCGCGGCGTACGGCATCGCGGTGACCGGCACCATGGCCTGCACCACGGTGCTGCTGCTGGTGGTGGCGCGCAAGCTGTGGCATTGGCCGTTGCTGATCCTGGCGCCGCTGGGCGCGGGCCTGCTGATCATCGACCTCGCGTTTTTCTCGGCTAACCTGATCAAGGTCGAGTACGGCGGCTGGTTCCCACTGCTGCTGGGCCTGCTGGTATTCGTGGTGATGAGTACCTGGCGGCGCGGCCGCGAGCTGGTGCTGCGCGAGATGAAACAGGGCGGTCTGTCGCTGGAGACCTTCATCGCCAGCATCGCCAACCACCCGCCATTGCGCGTGCCTGGCACGGCCATTTTCCTCACCGCCAATCAGGATTCGGTGCCGCACGCGCTGCTGCACAACCTCAAGCACAACAAGGTGCTGCACGAGCGCAACGTGTTGCTGACCGTGGAGACCCTGGATACGCCCACCGCGGATGCCGGCGAGCGTGTCGAACTGACCGCGCTGGGACGCGAGTTCTATCGCCTGGTCATGCGCTTCGGATTTTCCGAGGAGCCGGATGTGCCGCGCGCCCTGCAGCAGTGCCAGAAACTGGGCTTGCCGTTCGACATGATGGATACGACGTTCTTCCTCAGCCGCGAAAACATCGTCGCCAGCGAGCGCGCCGGCATGGCGCTGTGGCGCGACAAGCTGTTCGCGTTCCTGTCGCGCAATGCGATGCCGGCCACGGCGTTCTTCCGCATCCCCGGCAATCGTCTGGTGGAGCTAGGCACGCAGGTGGAGATCTAG
- the ruvB gene encoding Holliday junction branch migration DNA helicase RuvB, translated as MTESRLLAATENNEDAALDASIRPQRLAEYLGQVPVREQLGLYIEAARKRGEALDHVLIFGPPGLGKTTLSHIIANEMGVNLRSTSGPVLERAGDLAALLTNLEPRDVLFVDEIHRLSPVVEEVLYPALEDFQIDIMIGEGPAARSIKLDLPPFTLVGATTRAGLLTGPLRDRFGIVQRLEFYSVEELTQIVRRAARILGIHCAADGAIEIARRARGTPRIANRLLRRVRDYAEVRADGEITRAVADAALLMLKVDAEGFDDSDRRLLRVILDTFEGGPVGVESLAAALSEDRGTIEDVLEPYLLQQGFLMRTARGRMATAKAWRHFGLAPPRPAPGSLFADADEA; from the coding sequence ATGACCGAATCGCGCCTGTTGGCAGCCACCGAAAACAACGAAGACGCCGCGCTCGATGCCTCGATCCGGCCGCAGCGCCTCGCCGAGTATCTGGGCCAGGTGCCGGTGCGCGAGCAGTTGGGTTTGTACATCGAAGCGGCGCGCAAACGGGGCGAGGCGCTGGATCACGTGCTGATCTTCGGCCCACCCGGTCTTGGCAAGACGACGCTCAGCCACATCATCGCCAACGAGATGGGGGTCAATTTGCGCAGCACGTCCGGCCCGGTGCTGGAGCGTGCCGGCGATCTGGCCGCGCTGCTGACCAACCTCGAGCCGCGCGACGTGCTGTTCGTGGATGAAATCCACCGGCTTTCGCCCGTGGTCGAGGAAGTGCTGTACCCGGCGCTGGAGGATTTCCAGATCGACATCATGATCGGCGAGGGCCCGGCGGCGCGCTCGATCAAGCTCGACCTGCCGCCGTTCACGCTGGTCGGCGCGACCACACGCGCCGGCCTGCTCACCGGACCGTTGCGTGATCGCTTCGGCATCGTGCAGCGACTGGAGTTCTACAGCGTCGAGGAATTGACCCAGATCGTGCGCCGCGCCGCGCGCATCCTCGGCATCCATTGCGCCGCCGATGGCGCGATCGAGATCGCGCGGCGCGCGCGCGGCACGCCACGCATCGCCAATCGCCTGCTGCGGCGTGTGCGCGACTATGCCGAGGTGCGCGCCGATGGCGAGATCACCCGCGCCGTGGCGGATGCCGCCTTGCTCATGCTCAAGGTCGATGCCGAGGGCTTCGATGACAGTGACCGGCGCCTATTGCGCGTGATCCTGGATACCTTCGAGGGCGGCCCAGTGGGCGTCGAGTCGCTGGCCGCGGCGCTCAGCGAGGATCGCGGCACCATCGAGGACGTGCTGGAGCCCTATTTGCTGCAGCAGGGATTCCTGATGCGCACCGCGCGCGGGCGCATGGCCACGGCCAAGGCATGGCGACATTTTGGCCTGGCTCCGCCGCGCCCGGCGCCAGGCTCCCTGTTCGCCGACGCGGACGAGGCATGA
- the ybgC gene encoding tol-pal system-associated acyl-CoA thioesterase, translating into MNTPAPSFSWRIRVYWEDTDAGGVVYHASYLRFLERARTEWLRMQGLEQTRVRAEQGVVFVVYSMDLRFRRPAMLDDEIDATLRVVARKAAALEFAQTLVRVADAVTLVEATVRVACVSATGFRPVPIPRNLLTEPTIQP; encoded by the coding sequence ATGAATACGCCGGCACCGTCGTTCAGTTGGCGGATACGCGTTTACTGGGAGGATACCGATGCCGGCGGTGTGGTCTATCACGCCAGCTACCTGCGTTTCCTCGAGCGCGCGCGCACCGAATGGCTGCGCATGCAAGGTCTTGAACAAACCCGTGTACGCGCGGAACAGGGCGTGGTATTCGTGGTCTATTCCATGGACCTGCGTTTTCGCCGTCCCGCCATGCTGGACGACGAGATCGACGCAACCCTGCGCGTGGTGGCACGCAAGGCGGCGGCGCTCGAGTTCGCACAGACGCTGGTGCGTGTCGCCGATGCCGTGACCCTGGTCGAGGCAACGGTGCGCGTGGCGTGCGTGAGTGCCACCGGTTTCCGTCCTGTTCCCATACCCCGCAACCTGCTGACCGAGCCCACAATCCAACCATGA
- the tolQ gene encoding protein TolQ — protein MNGDLNILDLVLHASLPVKAVLLILIIFSFMSWVIIFRKKAMLDATQREANAFEERFWSGSDLASLYREASARGEGVHGMEGIFEAGFREFARQRQRRMDTRNLLEAAQRAMRVALMREVDRMEHNLEFLANVGSISPYVGLFGTVWGIMAAFQGLGSIKEATIAMVAPGISEALVATAMGLFAAIPAVWAYNRYATRVERLTVRFDTFQDEFFSILQRQGPAADDHA, from the coding sequence ATGAATGGCGATCTGAATATTCTCGATCTGGTGCTGCACGCGAGCCTGCCGGTCAAGGCGGTGCTGCTGATCCTCATCATCTTCTCGTTCATGTCGTGGGTCATCATCTTCCGCAAGAAGGCGATGCTTGATGCCACGCAGCGCGAGGCCAATGCTTTCGAGGAGCGCTTCTGGTCCGGCTCGGATCTGGCTTCGCTGTACCGCGAGGCCAGCGCGCGCGGCGAGGGCGTACACGGCATGGAGGGCATCTTCGAAGCGGGATTCCGCGAGTTCGCGCGCCAGCGTCAGCGGCGCATGGATACGCGCAATCTGCTCGAGGCCGCGCAGCGCGCCATGCGCGTGGCACTGATGCGCGAGGTCGATCGCATGGAGCACAACCTGGAATTTCTGGCCAACGTCGGCTCGATCAGCCCCTACGTCGGCCTGTTCGGCACGGTGTGGGGCATCATGGCCGCGTTCCAGGGCTTGGGCAGCATCAAGGAAGCGACCATCGCCATGGTCGCGCCGGGCATCTCCGAGGCACTGGTGGCCACCGCCATGGGCCTGTTCGCGGCGATCCCCGCGGTGTGGGCGTACAACCGCTACGCCACGCGCGTCGAGCGCCTGACGGTGCGTTTCGACACCTTCCAGGACGAGTTCTTTTCCATTCTTCAGCGCCAGGGTCCGGCCGCTGATGATCACGCCTGA
- the tolR gene encoding protein TolR, with product MQSSLRVRKSKLKLKSEINVVPYIDVMLVLLIIFMVTAPLLNLGVNIQLPQSAAKAITTDKRPVVVEVTEDGHYFLDLGGGKREPVNADELKAKVAAVMRVNPQAPVFISGDKRASYNVVYQAMVLLQQAGVPKVGLASQPDAGDTHHGRG from the coding sequence ATGCAGTCGTCCCTGCGCGTGCGCAAGAGCAAGCTCAAGCTCAAGAGCGAGATCAACGTCGTGCCCTACATCGACGTGATGCTGGTGCTGCTGATCATCTTCATGGTGACCGCGCCGCTGTTGAACCTGGGCGTGAATATCCAGTTGCCGCAATCGGCGGCCAAGGCGATCACCACCGACAAGCGCCCAGTCGTGGTCGAGGTCACCGAGGACGGTCATTATTTCCTCGACCTCGGTGGCGGCAAGCGCGAGCCGGTCAATGCCGATGAACTCAAGGCCAAGGTCGCGGCGGTGATGCGCGTCAACCCGCAGGCGCCGGTGTTCATCAGCGGCGACAAGCGCGCCAGCTACAACGTGGTCTATCAGGCGATGGTGCTGCTGCAACAAGCCGGCGTGCCCAAGGTCGGGTTGGCCAGTCAGCCCGATGCCGGCGATACCCACCATGGCCGCGGCTAA
- a CDS encoding cell envelope integrity protein TolA, translating to MAAAKGNARAVVLSALLHLVIIGFLLFATLSCGTWESSFAWLGVPPWMNPVQCTRPAPLAGPVIEAELVGVAASPAPAPLHLRQPKIKPLPAPPPPPPAQIPNPKGPRLPVHTLPPPPQRPDVREQQRVVDLAEQKAEQAKQAEVERQQQRMSEVDAARQDKVQKLLAEMNNLRQQREALDKRARLAAQKDAQLKDLKTPPVAAAPNLPSAPKPVSGMGGIQQSLQAQYQAALVQAIQQNWLRPDNIQKHVICPIRIMQIPGGKVISATILPGCPYDEVARRSVKAAVLRASPLPYQGFESVFSSELTINFSVNQ from the coding sequence ATGGCCGCGGCTAAGGGCAATGCGCGCGCCGTTGTCCTCTCGGCGCTGCTGCACCTGGTCATCATCGGGTTTCTGCTCTTTGCCACCTTGTCCTGCGGCACGTGGGAAAGCAGCTTCGCCTGGCTCGGGGTGCCGCCGTGGATGAACCCGGTGCAATGCACGCGGCCAGCGCCATTGGCCGGCCCGGTGATCGAGGCCGAGCTGGTGGGCGTCGCGGCTTCGCCGGCGCCGGCGCCGTTGCACCTCAGGCAACCGAAGATCAAACCGTTGCCTGCGCCGCCACCGCCACCGCCGGCGCAGATTCCCAATCCCAAAGGTCCGCGATTGCCGGTGCACACCCTGCCGCCGCCGCCGCAGCGACCCGATGTGCGCGAGCAGCAGCGCGTGGTCGATCTGGCCGAGCAAAAGGCCGAGCAGGCCAAGCAGGCCGAAGTCGAACGGCAGCAGCAGCGCATGAGCGAGGTCGACGCCGCACGGCAGGACAAGGTGCAGAAACTGCTGGCCGAGATGAACAACCTGCGCCAGCAGCGCGAGGCGCTGGACAAGCGCGCGCGTCTGGCCGCGCAAAAGGACGCGCAGCTCAAGGATCTGAAAACCCCGCCCGTGGCAGCTGCGCCCAACCTGCCCAGCGCGCCCAAACCGGTCAGCGGCATGGGTGGCATCCAGCAAAGTCTGCAGGCGCAATACCAGGCCGCGCTGGTGCAGGCCATCCAGCAAAACTGGCTGCGCCCGGACAACATTCAGAAGCACGTCATCTGCCCGATCCGTATCATGCAGATTCCTGGTGGCAAGGTGATCAGCGCCACCATCCTGCCGGGTTGCCCCTATGACGAGGTGGCGCGGCGTTCGGTCAAAGCCGCGGTATTGCGCGCCTCGCCCCTGCCTTACCAAGGTTTCGAAAGCGTTTTCTCGTCCGAATTGACGATCAACTTCTCGGTGAACCAATGA